The segment TTCTTTTTTTCTGCTAGCAAAGAAGCTTTGTATTTCTCTTATTACATCTTGGTACTTAAGGAGTTTTATTTCGTTATCAATTTTACGCAGCACTAATGTGTCTCCTGTATTTACGTTTATCTCTCTTCTAAGTTCTAGCGGGATTAGTATTCTACCACTCCTGTCAACTTCTGTTCTAAAATCTGCCATGTTATATATTTATCATTATTTATATACATTAAATAATAACTATAACGCCTTATATTGTCAAACACCATGGATAGCAATTAGTTATAAATAGAAATAATCTCTATACTTATTAAATATAGCATATTTATCTACTTTGATTTGGATATTGGTTTATACACTCAAATGTTATTATTTTTCGTTAGACAACTTATAAAAAGCCAAGCAGTGTAATA is part of the Candidatus Jidaibacter acanthamoeba genome and harbors:
- a CDS encoding AbrB/MazE/SpoVT family DNA-binding domain-containing protein encodes the protein MADFRTEVDRSGRILIPLELRREINVNTGDTLVLRKIDNEIKLLKYQDVIREIQSFFASRKKEGISMTDEIIRIRREENKVE